DNA from Archaeoglobus veneficus SNP6:
CCTCTTCCTCTATCTCAGCTTTTATTCTGTCAACGGCTACGGTGTTAACCTCGACGGGGTAGCTGCGGGAGAAGATTTCCGCATTGATGCCCGTAATTTCCTCGATCTTCCTCTCGCTTTCGATTACCTCTTCGGCGATAAAGCTCTCGAGTTCCTCGATTTCGGGGACTCTGCCCCTCATCAGTTCGAGGATTCTTTCCCCTTTAATCGTCACCTCAAGTTCCGAAATTTTCTCCTCTATCCTCCTGTTGAGCCTGAGCGCTTCCTCGGCAACAATTTCCTCAATCCTTCCCGCAAGCCTTGCCCTCTCCATGAGAGGTGCAATCTTCTCAACCTCGCTGAGAACTTCGGGAACGACGCTGCTCCCGAAGGCCTTCAGCATGAGGTCTGCGAGCGCCTTAAGGTTTTCGAGGTTCTCGTATACTGCCTTAACGTATATCTCGGGAGCTACGATTACCTCCAGCGCGGTATTTGACTTTTCATCCGTTTCCAGCTCGAAAAACTCTCTACCAATCCTGAGGCCCGGCTCTCCCGCGTCGATCTTGCAAAGGTTGAGCTTCGCAACCTTATCAATGTCCTCTTCTCTGACGAACAGAATTCTGTCGTTTAAGTACTCCTTCTTAACCTTCAGCGGCTTTATGTTCGCCGGGATGTCGTGGGGTGTGAAAGCTCTGAGCTTTTCTCGCATTCTTTCTATCTCTTCCCTGCTGCTTTTCGGCTTCAGCGGAAGCTTGGCTCCATCTAATCTCACCCTCGAATGGATTTCTCTGATTATCTGCCTGTAGATCTGGCCTGCATCTCCGCTGAGCCTCATGCTACCAGAAACTTATCTTTCAGCTTTTCAGCCTTATCTATTACCTTCTCTTCGTCCATCGTGAGAACCATGCCATCTTCGAGTATTAGCTCGCCGTCAACTATTACGTGGGTGACTTCGCAGCCGTAGCTCGCGTAAACCACGCTGTAGAGGGGGTTGTACGACGGCACGTAGTTGCACCTCTTTGCGTCAAGCATGATGATATCTGCAAGCATCCCTTCCTCTATCTTCCCGCCGTTCAGCCCGTAGGCTCTGTATCCGTTCCTCGTGGCCATAGTTAGAACATCGCTCGCCTTGAGCGCATCGGCTCTCCCGGTTGCGACTTTTTGAAGCAGTGAGGCGAGTTTTATCTCCTCGAAGAGGTTGTACGTGTTGTTGCTCGCCGCTCCATCTGTACCGAGGCAAACGTTCACACCGGCGTTCAGCATGTCCGTAACCCTCGCAATGCCTGCCGCAAGCTTCAGATTGCTCGCTGGGTTGTGAACGACGCTCACACCCCTTTCCTTCAGAATGGATATCTCGTCGTCTTCAACCCACACCCCGTGAGCCACTATGACTCTCTTTGATAGGAAGCCAATATCGTCGAGCAGTCTTACTGGTGTTTTTCCGTACCTCTTTTTGATATCCTCAAACTCCTGCCTCGTCTCAGCAACGTGTATGTGGATGAGCGTGTCGAGTTCCTCAGCCCTCTCCTTCACCTTCAGCAGAAACTCCGGCGAGCACGTGTACGGGGCGTGGGGGCCGAAGATGGCCTTGATTCTTCCGTTAAATGCTCCGTCCCAGTCTTTTACAAATTCAGTTCCTATTTTCAACTCTTTTTCTCCTTTCTCATCATCTCCACTTTCGATCATCCCGTAGCTCAGCACAGCCCTGATTCCCGTCTCTCCGACAGCTTTTGCAACTTCATCCATGTGGAAGTACATGTCAGCGAAAGCTGTCGTTCCGGACTTTATCATCTCGAGAATTCCGAGCATGGATCCCCAGTAAACATCTTCTTCGCTTAGCTTCGCTTCAACCTGCCAGACCCTGCTGAGCCAGTCCATGAGGGGCATGTCTTCAACGTACCCCCTCAGGAGTGTCATCGCGAGGTGGGTGTGGGCGTTGAACAGGCCGGGCATCACGAGCTTCCCGCCTGCATCGATCTCGAACTCACCCTTTACGTCTTCTTTTCCAACGTAAGCTATTCTGTTACCTTCAATACCAATGTTAGCTTCAATGAACTCGTTGTTGATAAAACAGAGGCCGTTGCTTATGCACAGGTCATACATGGCTGAAAATTTTTGTGGGGGGATATAATGTTTTGGTGTGGAAGGCTACGAGTTCTCCTGATAGTTGGGATGACTGCTGTAACATATATCCCGAGATTGCTACCCATGCTCGCCTCTGGACGTTTTGAATCTCTCAACTTCCTGAAATACTTGCCGGTGGCGATATTTACAAATGGATGGTCGTTTTCTAGAAAAACATCTATTATTTTTATTTTTAATTATTAAAATCACTATCGTTTGTTGCTATAAGTCTTGGCAAAAGCAAGAATATATGCATCGCTGGACAGTAAAGACTGCACTCGTTGTCTAAGAGAGAATCCCAAGGGATGGATTATTAGTTGACGTCTAACTCTCCTTACCAAAGAAGCTCTTCCAGTCTTAAATCTGTGCCCTCTAATCCGGAATTCCTCGTTGTCATCTCGCAGATCCGAGTAAGCCTCTATTAGTTACTGAACATTCAGCTTTCAAAGCATAAACACATCATGGGAATTTATTATCTTCCCCATCTCGTAGGCTTTTTTGTATATTTGATAAGGATATTGATAAACCAAGAATAAGAATGGGAAGAGAATCTACCCTCTCTTTAATTCTTGGGTAGTTGGTCAGCTACGCTGACAGCATTGTCAACTAAGTGAATAGGTTCCTATCAGGCTGTATATTCTGCAAAATGTCAGCCGATATAGTCGTTTACCAAATTTACTCGGCCCTTCCGTTAACTATGCTTCCCATTTTGCTGAGTCCGAAGATAACAGCGTACAGGCCCAATACTACTTCTATTATCCAGATTATCTTATTTGGTTCGTAGAAGTAAATCAGAGCTCCCTGCGCTGCTATGGCGATTACCGTTGTTACCAGCGTGAAAGCTATTAGCGTTGCGAAGCCAAAGATTTCCGCTACGTCTTTAATTTTAACTGATTTTAACATATTCATACTCATAATAATTGTTATTACAATTGGATGTTGATAACCTTTTTGGATTACGTTAAGATAATGATGGGGTACCGAGAATATGAAGCACTTCGATGAAGTTTTCAGCTCTGACATACCGAACTTAGCCTTCAGCAAATCCATTCTACCAGTCCTGTACTCTAAATCCTTCAAAATCTCGTCTCTAAACTTGGAATCTTCCAGCAGTGCTTTTTTCTGCCCTACTATCTCTATCTTAACCATCTCTTTCTTCTCCATTTATCCTGCCAATGATTTGCTTGATGAATGTGAAAATGCAACTATAATCAGACATATCGTCAGTAGAATTCTGACTCTATGTGTTTTTGTCTCTATTTTGTCTTTAATACTACTAAGCTTCTTATACTATTTCAGTCTTTGAGTAAGATAGTTCAGAATTTGGAGTTCTGATTGAGACATAGTGATCACAGAAGTAACTAAACGAGACAAATCATCGCGGCAACACCATAGCTAACAATCCATGCGTAGCCCAGTAATTCCAAACTCGAGCGTAGACTACTCCCTGTTCACGCAGGGAGCTTTGTAGGCTGTTTACGAGCCCCCAGCTATTAGGGAACTTCGCCCTAAGAGCTATGTTGCAGGATACGTTGAGTCTACGTTAAATGGTTTAGAATACCTGACACGATCCGGAGCGGAAGCTTTCCGCTCCACACATGGCATCTCTTAGATGTACCTCCACGAACTTGACAAGTATTCCTTACTAGTGAATTCAAATTCTCAATAGCAATCATGGCATTGTTTTGCTTGGCTACTTCAACGATCCTCCAGGAGACATTGTGAGCGATCCAGTCGTTTAACCAATGCAGACGGGAAGCCCCCGTCCGTCAGAGGTGATTCACAGATTTTCCCTTTTGGGCTTTTCCCACAACACTACGGGGCAAACTTATTATCACACTTACCAGACACTATAGGTGATGACGAGATTCAGGCATCTCATATCCATAGATGATTTGAGCAAAGACGACATTCTCTACATTCTCGATAAGGCCGAAGAGTTTGAAGAAATTGCCAGAGGTAAAACCAAGAGCAGAACTCTTGAAGGCAAGCTCCTCGCAAATCTGTTCTTCGAACCTTCAACCCGCACGAGGATGAGCTTTGAGGCGGCGATGAAGAGACTCGGGGGAGATGTCATCAACATGACTGCCCAGGAAGCAAGCAGCGTTGCTAAGGGAGAGACACTCGCTGACACAATTCGGGTGGTGGGGAAGTACGCCGACGCTATAGTCCTGCGCCATCCTCTTGAGGGCGCGGCACGATTCGCTGCCGAGCATTCGGAGGTGCCGGTTATAAACGCTGGTGATGGGGCCGGTCAGCACCCGACACAAACACTCCTCGACCTCTATACGATAAGGAAAGAATCGAGCCTCGATGAGCTTAAAATAGCCCTCATGGGCGACTTGAAGTACTCGCGAACCGTGCATTCTCTGATCAAAGCTCTGACATTATTCGACGCTGAGATCTACCTTGTGAGCCCGCCCTCACTTGCCCTTCCCGAGGAATTCCTGGAGGGTATTGGCGGAAAGATCACAACAGCAGAACTTGATGAGATACTTGAAGAGATAGACGTGCTCTATGTAACGAGGATTCAGAAGGAGCGATTCCCCGATGAGGAAGAATACCGGAAGGTTGCGGGCAGTTACAAGGTTGATGCTGAGACGCTGAAGAGGGCGAAGGATAGCCTGATAGTCATGCATCCGCTGCCGAGGGTTGACGAAATCGATGTCTCAGTCGATGCTACAAAGCACGCGAAGTACTTCCAGCAGGCCTTTTACGGTGTGCCTGTGAGAATGGCAATCCTGAGTGAGGTGATGTTATGAGCGAGCAGCTTGCCGTGAGCAAGATTAGAGACGGCACGGTCATTGACCACATCAATGCGGGCAAGGCGTTACTCGTTTTGAGAATCCTTGGAATTGGGAGTGGAAGCAGGGAGAGAGTTTTGATGGCGATGAACGTGCCCAGCAGGAAGATGGGAAAGAAGGACATAGTAAAGGTCGAGGGAAAATTCATAAGCGAGGAGGAACTTAACAGAATAGCCCTCATCGCTCCAGG
Protein-coding regions in this window:
- the pyrI gene encoding aspartate carbamoyltransferase regulatory subunit, whose protein sequence is MSEQLAVSKIRDGTVIDHINAGKALLVLRILGIGSGSRERVLMAMNVPSRKMGKKDIVKVEGKFISEEELNRIALIAPGATINLIRDYEIYKKFNVSLPEVVEGILTCPNRNCITNSREPIVRRFHVSMAEDNVVARCHYCGRKITEVDKFVL
- a CDS encoding amidohydrolase family protein, which produces MYDLCISNGLCFINNEFIEANIGIEGNRIAYVGKEDVKGEFEIDAGGKLVMPGLFNAHTHLAMTLLRGYVEDMPLMDWLSRVWQVEAKLSEEDVYWGSMLGILEMIKSGTTAFADMYFHMDEVAKAVGETGIRAVLSYGMIESGDDEKGEKELKIGTEFVKDWDGAFNGRIKAIFGPHAPYTCSPEFLLKVKERAEELDTLIHIHVAETRQEFEDIKKRYGKTPVRLLDDIGFLSKRVIVAHGVWVEDDEISILKERGVSVVHNPASNLKLAAGIARVTDMLNAGVNVCLGTDGAASNNTYNLFEEIKLASLLQKVATGRADALKASDVLTMATRNGYRAYGLNGGKIEEGMLADIIMLDAKRCNYVPSYNPLYSVVYASYGCEVTHVIVDGELILEDGMVLTMDEEKVIDKAEKLKDKFLVA
- a CDS encoding AzlD domain-containing protein, with amino-acid sequence MFWCGRLRVLLIVGMTAVTYIPRLLPMLASGRFESLNFLKYLPVAIFTNGWSFSRKTSIIFIFNY
- the pyrB gene encoding aspartate carbamoyltransferase — encoded protein: MTRFRHLISIDDLSKDDILYILDKAEEFEEIARGKTKSRTLEGKLLANLFFEPSTRTRMSFEAAMKRLGGDVINMTAQEASSVAKGETLADTIRVVGKYADAIVLRHPLEGAARFAAEHSEVPVINAGDGAGQHPTQTLLDLYTIRKESSLDELKIALMGDLKYSRTVHSLIKALTLFDAEIYLVSPPSLALPEEFLEGIGGKITTAELDEILEEIDVLYVTRIQKERFPDEEEYRKVAGSYKVDAETLKRAKDSLIVMHPLPRVDEIDVSVDATKHAKYFQQAFYGVPVRMAILSEVML